Below is a window of Phyllopteryx taeniolatus isolate TA_2022b chromosome 16, UOR_Ptae_1.2, whole genome shotgun sequence DNA.
GGGCATCGGCAGCGACACGCACGTGGTAGTGTACGACACGAACAGCTTCGGATCGTACAGCGCCCCCCGCGTCTGGTGGATGTTCCGACTGTTCGGCCACAACTCGGTGTCGGTGCTGGACGGCGGCATGAAGAACTGGTTGGCCGAAGGGCGCCCGGTGACGTCGGAACAAGTGAAGCCGGAGCGCACAGACTTCCAGGTGACCACGAAGCCTGCGTGGGTGAAGACGTACGAGGACGTGCTGGACAACATCGGCACCGAGAAGATCCAGGTGGTGGACGCAAGGGCGGCCGGCAGGTACAGGGGACTCGAACCGGAGCCCAGAGAGGGTGAGCGGCCTTTTGATGACGTAGAAATGTCGACGTAAGTCGGAACGCGTCGTAGTTTATCACGGATGTTGCTCAAAACGGGGACACTTGACTGGGGAGACATTTTTTgcaaggaccccctcataataCTGACTTCAATTAACTAAAATGTGCATCCCTAAATGccacatttgcatttcaattcAAACTACATATTCATCAATTGTTTAACAGAAAGGAGCTTAACCAAATGAAATTTGATTTGAGGGAACAGAGTAAATAGATGCGTCAGGGCCAGTACCCACCAGCAATTAGTTTAGCAGTCAAGGGGGCCTATAACTGATATTTGGTGCTGGTATTTGCTCCCTAAAAATTGAAATGCTAAATAAAGGATTCCAGAATGTAAATATAACAAATGTTCATCTTTCACTTATCTTTCaggtcaaacaaaataaaataaaaaaagtgcagggagttccCTGGGTCAGCAGCAGTATCTCTTATAAAGTTAAGTTATAAAGTTATAAAGttcaaatttaattaaataaatagttaCCTGAAATTTACCCAGTTTTTAATTGATCTCTTATCGGCcattggattttaaaaaaatgccgaTATATGTGAAAATGACGATAATCGGTCCGGCTGGAAATCGGTCCATCCATCCCTAGAATTGGATTGCATGCTGTAGTCTACTAGCAAGCTAGCCATTATGgtttgctaaattactcaaatACAACTCAACCAACCAAAAAAGCCTTTCACAAACAAAAagttcacaaaaatgtttttacacgaAACTCTAGAAACTGATGCTGCTTGCTGTTCTATCAGAGATTGTGCAATGTTATCAACAGTCAGCCAATCCTAATCTTTGCTCTGCATTTTTTACGTTTTTACAGGCACACTACCAGGCCACTTCCCCGGTGCGATCAACATGCCATTCACATCATTCCTGGAAGCCTCTGGAAAGTATCTTGCAAATGAGGACCTGTCCAGACTGTTCAAGGAGGCCGGGGTGAAACTGGACCAGCCGCTGTGGGCCACCTGCGGTTCGGGCGTGACGGCGTGCCTTGTCGTTCTGGCCGCTCACTTGCTCGGGCACCCGGGGGTGTGCGTTTACGACGGCTCCTGGGCTGAGTGGTTTAAAAGGGCATCTCCTGAGAACGTCATCTCAGAGGGAGCGGGAAAGAAGATGTGAAGCAGGAATCAATGTTAACACACAAAGCAATACGTTCGTCACAAGCTGAGCGAATCAAACTACAGTAATTGgtcaaacatttgcacattttaaacTGCCGATACACAGTTAACGTGTTATTCATTTAAGAAGAGTTATAGTTGAAGGTTGCAACAGGCTGCACAAAAATGCAGTGAAGCACTCTTATGTACCACTCTATGCAAATAATCTATTTCAAACAGCACAAGAAATGCTTATGGTGCACGAAGCACTGTGCTCATGGTTGGTTCTTAAGTGACAGTCGTTTATGCTGGCTGGACTGGTGATTCAAGAACAAAGTGCACTTTATAATAAGAGGAGTCGTCTTTAGCAAATCCTTTCATGAAATACATTCTCTCAGTTTTCTCACATTTAAACGGTCATGCTCATGCGTCATTCTCATTATTCATTAACCAGAAAAGTAAATAATCACCTGTTCTTTGGGAAGGGTTTGCAGGAGCCTCAATTTCAACATATTGTAGCTGGCAGAAATACAGATTATATCACCATTTATGTTATTAAATACAGTTTGAAATGTCACGCGTTTGTGATTTTGCTGTGTGGGCCAGCAACTGTTTGATGTCCACAAAATGGACCTGTACAAATTGTTGAGAAGACGTCGAAGCATTTGTAGATAGCCACAGTGCTAAGTAACATGTGGAGGCAGTAAAACTactgttttctgttgtttttatatCATGGTGGTATATTTCTCAATGATGGCCTCAACCGTCGGCGATGCGTTGAGAAAACGAATCTGGCAAtttgctattttctttttttttttttttcttcaaatcatctgtaaagcATTTATTCTTAAGGGTAGCGTAAGTTGAGCTTGTACTTCTCGGGGAGGGATATCATTAATATTGTGTGTAGGGAATGTATAAACTGTTGGTGCTGTCTCATTtctatagtaaaaaaaaaaatgtgcacgtAACAATGGGATGATGAAACATTGTTCAAAAAGGCAACAGTTTTTCCTGGCCGTCTCTCTTGCGCCCACCACTATTGACGCCAACGTAGCACTTTTGTTGCTAGATTTTGCAACTTTTTAGACTACCCTAACAACTTTCACACCAAAAAGCACCTAACAACtacttttacaatttatttggcAACTTTTACCGACTTTTGAAAGGTGACTAAAACGGACACATTTTCCTTTGAAATGACAACATATTTTTCTCTGTCACACACTCAGAACACATTGACCTGCTGCCTAGCTGAAAAAAGTGCATTGTGAATAATTTGAATAAGTTTTGGGgacatttaatcatttaaaaacatttagttcAGAGTGCAATTGTTTAGTTAGAAAGTCATACATATGGCATTAACAATCTAAAAAAGGCTAAACCTTTGGTAATGATAGTAGATAATTGTAATACTACTAATGCACTCAATTACAACAGATAAAAATTGGTTTACATTAGTTGTAAAGACGTATTCCTCCGGTGGCTTGTttgccaaatgtatttatgattAAAAAGTTTAATGTGAGTataataaatatgatttttttaaaaaaacctatTATAAGTAATATAAATACATCACATGTATTTATATTACTCctgcaaataaaaatgtgataaCACTATAATCTTGATACATTTCTAATGAATTATCTACATAATGTCCTACGTGAGTAGCGATGCTCAAACTGTGATTATGAGTACCACTAGcggtaaaaatatatatattggaagTCAAACTTTTATTACTTAGAGAGCTCTATGTGTGTACTACTGCGGGTTGcatttggtgtaaaaagtttgagaaccactgtttaCGTAATTACGCAATGACATCATGACGCAATTGCAACGTAGTTTAGGACATTTTAGCAACAAATAGACCCGAAAATGAGTTGGCAACGGCAAAATTCTTCACCGTTATGGCGGCTCAGGCTCGCGCTGTGGTCTCAGCCCAGTGGGTAGCGGACGCAATCAGAAACGGCCTCGTAGGCTCCAAGATTCGGATCCTGGACTCGTCGTGGTACCCCCCGGTAACCAAACGGGACCCGAAAGCGGAGTTTGCGGAGAAGCACATCCCGGGCTCTTCGTTCTTCGACATGATCGAGTGCAGCGACCGGAGCTCACCTTACTGCCACACTCTGCCCACCAGCGGCCACTTTTCTCGCTACGTGGGCGAGCTGGGCATCGGCAACGACACGCACGTGGTGGTGTACGATGCGCACGACCTGGGCTTGTACACCGCGCCCCGCGTCTGGTGGATGTTCCGACTGTTCGGCCACAACTCGGCGTCGGTGCTGGACGGCGGCATGAAGAACTGGTTGGCCGAAGGGCGCCCGGTGACGTCGGAACAAGTGAAGCCAGAGCGCAGAGACTTCCAGGTGGCCACGAAGCCTGCGTGGGTGAAGACGTACGAGGACGTGCTGGACAACATCGGCACCGAGAAGATCCAGGTGGTGGACACCAGGCCTGCGGGAAGGTACAGGGGGCTCGAACCGGAGCCCATTGAGGGTGAGCGGCCTTTCTCAACATAGACTGCgaatgtgttttggtttggctCGAAATCTCTTTTCTTAACGAGACCTCAATAAGCCATCTGCAGATTACGCAACAATATTTTGCCGTTAATTAAAACGGATTTAAAGTAGGTAGAGTACTTTTTTTACGCAGTGGAGAGAAGTTGAGTACAAACCACTTTGTTACTCCCATGCATCAATGGGctttatttaaatgaatttcTTTAACGTGAATAGTTGGTGGCGGATGTCTTGGCTTGCACCCGCCTAAAAACCACCATCTTCTGGTGTTAAAAAAGTATCTGTCTAATTATGAAAAATCTGAACATTTCTACTCAAGTATAAATTGTGAGTACATTTCCACAGCTGATATTACATTCAGACAGTTCTATTTGCCCTGACCTGACCTGTAGACTAAGCTTTACAAGTCACCTGACAAGCCAAGTTGTCCCATCCGGGGTTCAAAAGAATGTCACCCTGCCCCCGtagtgttttaaaaacaaaattctatTCAACATCCACATGCTGTTTCTAGTTCAGACCAAAGAACTTCGCATCTTGTCACACTTATGGAGACGGCATTTTAAGACtcctcatatactgtactgtataattttttttactgaccacaaacaacatggcacgAGTGTCCAAGAAGAAGCGGCTCGCCCTGGCTGCTGTACTTATATTATAGCAATACAAGACTTTTTATTTCCCTATGAGACTTCCAGACccagcggcacagtggacaactggttagagcgtctgcctcacagttctgaggaccggggttaaatccccggccccgcctgtgtggagtttgcatgttctccccgtgcctgggtgggttttctccgggcactccggtttcctcccacatcccaaaaacatgcatagtaggttgattgaagactctaaatttaccgtaggtgtgaatgtgagtgcgaatggtggtttgtttgtatgtgccctgcgattggctggcaaccagttcagggtgtaccccgcctcctgcccgatgatagctgggataggctccagcacgcccgcgaccccagtgaggagaagcggctcagaaaatggatggacttccTGACCCCCAGGTTGTAtggcagaggtgtcaaactggtggcccgggggccagatccggcccgccacctcattttatgtggcccgcgaaagtgtgcatcgactttgtgtttcttgctaaaattccaaattggcttcacttttaaaaatattgagatattgcaagcatttttttgttgttttatttgttactAACCccacttttgaaataaaattgattcatactgtagttgaacaaacactttatactggcttttgatttcaaaagtaattatccattaatttgtgtatatgtattaaTATGAGGCAAccatacattcatatgggtttgcagccataacggccctccgagtggaaccataactgcgatgtggcccgtgacaaaaacgagtttgacacccctgttgtaTGGTATAGGTGGACTGAGTGTTTCCAGAACCAGAACCAAACAAAGTGAAGCAGCATTCTGTTTGTATGCTCCTCAGGTGTGGAACAAACGTCCTGAGCAGCTGAGATCTGCTCAAACTGTCGGCACATTTAAATATGGCCTGGAAACGTTCTCGTTGACTGCAGGTTTTTcatcaataaaatacattgttttcttgttttcacaATATAAATCTTATTTGTAATCATTAATTCTTTGCCTCTGTCAAGTACTGTGGATTTGTCGTATTTATTCATATggatttattttacttattcGTGTCCCTCAAGGTgaaattcaactcacactcCGATGTAGTGCTAGTGCTATACAAATAATCTTACCTTGCCTTGCTTGCTCAATTCTTTctgttatttgatttatttttttgaacagGTACGCTACCGGGCCACTTCCCCGGTGCAGTCAACTTGCCATTTACTTCCTTCCTGGAACCCTCTGGGAAGTTTCTTGCCAGCGAAGACCTCTCCAGACGGTTCAGGGAAGCGGGGCTCAAAGTGGAACAGCCGCTTTGGGCCACCTGCTCGTGTGGCGTGACGGCGTGCTTTGCTGTTCTGGTTGCTCAGCTGCTCGGGCACCCGGGCGTGTGCCTTTACGACGGCTCCTGGTCCGAGTGGTTTAAAAGGGCATCTCCTGAGAACATCATCTCAGAGGGAGAGGGAAAGAAGATGTGAGGCAGTCGACTCGGTCAGATGAGGCTGGAAGTCAGTGAGGTGTGTTACAAGTGAATTAAACAATTGCAGATTTTAACTGCATTAGTGATTTGTTGCAGTTTAATGATATAATCGGTGCACAATTAACTTTTTACTCAAGCAGCCTTCATAG
It encodes the following:
- the LOC133466013 gene encoding 3-mercaptopyruvate sulfurtransferase-like yields the protein MAAQARAVVSAQWVADAIRNGLVGSKIRILDSSWYPPVTKRDPKAEFAEKHIPGSSFFDMIECSDRSSPYCHTLPTSGHFSRYVGELGIGNDTHVVVYDAHDLGLYTAPRVWWMFRLFGHNSASVLDGGMKNWLAEGRPVTSEQVKPERRDFQVATKPAWVKTYEDVLDNIGTEKIQVVDTRPAGRYRGLEPEPIEGTLPGHFPGAVNLPFTSFLEPSGKFLASEDLSRRFREAGLKVEQPLWATCSCGVTACFAVLVAQLLGHPGVCLYDGSWSEWFKRASPENIISEGEGKKM
- the mpst gene encoding 3-mercaptopyruvate sulfurtransferase gives rise to the protein MAAQARAVVSAQWVADAIRNGLVGSKIRILDSSWYLPITKRDPKAEFAEKHIPGSLFFDIDECSDRSSPYDHMLPTGSHFSRYVGELGIGSDTHVVVYDTNSFGSYSAPRVWWMFRLFGHNSVSVLDGGMKNWLAEGRPVTSEQVKPERTDFQVTTKPAWVKTYEDVLDNIGTEKIQVVDARAAGRYRGLEPEPREGTLPGHFPGAINMPFTSFLEASGKYLANEDLSRLFKEAGVKLDQPLWATCGSGVTACLVVLAAHLLGHPGVCVYDGSWAEWFKRASPENVISEGAGKKM